The genomic segment GTGACGAAGAGATACATATTGAACGTCGAGACGCGACGAATGCCGCGTTTGACACCCAGCGCTGCAGAGGCCGTAAATCCGACCGTGAGACCGACAGTTACCAGTATCGTCCCAAGGTCACCGACCTCGACGCCGTAATTGTAGGACATCCCTGCGAGGAACTGCGTGACGACGAAGCCGAGCGAGACGGCAACACCGCCAACCGAGATTACCACCATCAGGAGGTCGAGCGGTTTCACCCAGTTCTCGTCGAGATTTTCAACGCCGATGAAGGGTGCAAACACGGTCGACGGTTTGATCGGCGCACCCTTGCGGTGGACGTAGTAGGCGATCGTCACGCCGACCACGAGATACGCCGACCACGGGGAGATCCCCCAGTGGAGCATCGTATACTGGACCGCGTCGGGAACGATAGCGGTACTCTCTGCTTCGGATCCGAAAAACGGCAGTCCCGAGGAGTAATGGAATAATGCTTCCGCTGGTCCGTAGAAGACCAGGCCGGTCGAGAGCCCCGCGGAGAACAACATCGCGAGGAACGAGAAGTACGAGAATTCCGGTTCCTCGTCGGGACCGCCGAACTTGATGTTGCCCCACGGCCCGATCAAGAGCCACAGACAGAAGGCGACGGCGAGAAACATCGCCCAGAGGAACAGCCAGCCGAGTTCGCTCCAGAGGAAGTTATTGGCGTTCGTAAGCGATTCCGCTGCGGCGTCCGGGCGAGCGGCGATGTAGCCGATCGCGAGGATCGTGACGATCGCTCCGCCGATGAAGACGAACGGATCGATCTCGCTGCGGAAGGATTCGATAGCGCTCTCCGAATCAGTACTCATAGGTATACCACAACCGTTCCGTGCTCGACTTCCACGTCGTACGTTTCGACCGGAGGCTCGTCTCCCTCGAGGGCGACGTCACAGCCATCACAGCCACCATCGGCAGCTGCTTCCTCGTCTCTGGACGGCTCGACTCGCGCCTCGAACGTTTTGGCTTTCACCTTGTGTGGATTGAACACCGACTCTCCCGTTTTGACGTCGAACTCCCAGCCATGCCATGGACAGCGAACGACCTGCCCCGGTCGGACCCAGTCGTACTCACCGGGACTGTCAGATTCCGTCGTCCCTCCGAGCTTGCCCTCACAGAGCGGTGCACGCTGGTGAGGACAGTCGTTTTTCATCGCATAGTACTCCCCGTCGACGTTGAAGACGCCGACTGAGAATCCGTCTAGGGTGACGATACGTCGCTCACCCGCGTCGAATTCGGTAGCCGGGCAGATCTCGAATCGTTTTTCCGTCATGGATATCACTTCAGTTCGCTTCCGTCCGTGGGCAGGTCCCAGAGCTCGGCTGCGTTCTCGTGTTTGATCGCACGTTCCATGTCGTCGTCCATCGGCGGCAGTCCCCACGTTGGATCGTCGCCATCCCAGTGAGGGTAGTCCGACGCGTAGATGAGTATCTCGTCTGCATGCATCATCTCAAGGATCTGGTCGTGGTATTCCGGTCGCTCGGGTTCCTCGACCGGTTGGCTTGCGAACCAGACGTTGTTCCGAATATAGTGACTCGGCTTCTCTTCGAGCCACGGCACTTGCGAGCGGAGCCCCTTCCAGTTCTTATCGAGCCGCCACATGAAGTGAGGAAGCCAGCCGTAGCCACCTTCGATGAACGCCCATCGGAGATCGGGGTACTCGACGAGGACTCCCTCGGTGACGATCGAGGCGAGTTGTCCCATGTAGTACGCGCCCAGGAGGGTGTGCCACTCGATGTAATTGTTCGGATGGCCGGCACCGGTCGGCGGGTTACTCGTTCCGTGTCCCTCCGAGAACGGGTGGATCGCCATCGCGAGGTTCTGCTCTTCGGCAGCCTCGTACATCGGCCAGTACTGCGGTCGACCGTATGGCACTTCGGCTCCGCCGGGGAGCAACACTTGTCTGACTTGCGGGTGATCGCCGTACTCGCGAATGAGGTCGGCCGCTTTCTCCGGTGCCTTCGGCGCGACATACAGCGATCCCATGAATCGGTCATCGACTGGCAGCACGTCGTTGACTAGCCACTCGTTGTACGCTCGAGCGAGTTCGTTGGCGTAATCGCGGTTCGGCAACGCTGCGAGATTGAACCACGAGTTGCCAGTCAGCATCGCGTAGTCGATGTCGTGTTCATCTAGATGATCGTCGACGATTTTCTGGAGGTCCGTTCCCGGTTTGTTCCCGTCGCCCGTCTTTTCGTCCTGACGAAGGAACTCACCCGGATTCCGGTAAAGCAGTTCCGGCAGTACCAGCCCGTCGTCTTTGTATCGCTCGGGAAGATACTGAGCGACTTCCGCATCATCTACCCACCGCTGGTGTATGTCCGCATCGACTAACGTGAGTTCCGACGTGGAACGCTGTTCTGTCGACGCTCCCTGCGTATCTTGTGCCATAGTTCCACATAGATATACAATCACAACCCCACATAAAGGTTATCCTAATCGAGATGACGAAATCGCATGCAGAACGCTTCTAAATCGTGTATTCGGCGGAATAAACTCACAGCTGCTATTTAAACACCAGTCATTTGATTCGGTATTATCGAATGAATAGTCTGTGTTCTGGCCACTGCCCTCGTCAGTGCGGCGAATCTCCTCGATACTGGCAACCACTTCATCTCCGCGTTCGACAATTCCGAACGTATATGTGCAATGCCATTGACTAACACACTATGGATACCGAAGCCAATCGTCCGATCAAGGCGTTACTGACAATGGACGAGATCGTGACTGTACTCGAGCGAGAGGGTGCCCAGAGCGTTACATCGGTGGCTGAAGAAATCGAGAGAGCACGGAGTGTGGTCCACGACTACCTGAGTACGCTTCGGCAACTGGGATACGTGATACAAGACGACAGCGGTGCGTACAAGCTCAGCCTTCGATACATGGAACTCGGAGGACGCGTCCGTAACGATGTGCCCCTCTACGACGTGGCGAAGCCAGAAGTGGACCGTCTCGCGGAAAAATCTAGCAGTGAGCTCGTTACCCTGTCAGTCGAACAAAACGGGATGTGCGTCGCACTCGATGTCGTTCAGAGTGGACAAAACATCTCGTACGATTTTACCGACGGGACGCACTTTCATATGCACTCTTCGGCTGTTGGAAAGGCGATCCTTGCACAGTACTCGGACGAACGCGTCACGGAAATACTCGACAAACACGGGATGCCCGCCCGCACGGAAAACACGATCACCGACCGCGACGAACTCGAGGACGAGTTCGAGCGAATTCGTGAGACCGGCGTCTCGTTTGACCGCGAAGAGTACCGGATGGGGATGACGACGATTTCGGCAGCGATAGAGGAGACGGCTGGGAACGTGTTGGGCGGTCTCAGCGTTACTGGTCCCGCCCATCGACTGGAAGAACCCGACGTCGAAGAGGAACTTCGAAGCAAGCTCTTATCAGCTGTTAATATAATCGAGCTGAACTACAGCGCTCAGTAATGCGCCCGCAGCCCTCGTTGTGGAACGAAATCTCGATTACACCGTCAGAGGGACAATCTATTTGTATGGGAAACCGGGATTGTAATCATAGATGGCTGCCCAACAGCGCATGAACTACTGTAACGGAGAATGGACCGAATCGGAATCAGCAGCGACCTTTACCGTGACCAATCCTGCCGACGGGTCAGTTGTCGCGCACTTCCCGAAGTCGACTGAAGCCGATACCGAGCGGGCGATTCAGGCGGCGGTCGACGCCCAAGACGTCTGGGCAGAGACGCCCGGACCGGAGCGTGGTGCTGTCCTTCGGCGCGCTGCCGGACTGCTGGAAGACCGCGCCGACGATGTCGCCGAGACACTGACTCGTGAGGAAGGAAAAGCACTCACGGAAGCGACCGGCGAGGTCCAGCGTGCCGTCGACATTCTCTACTACTACGCGGAGAAAGCGAGCGACCTCGCAGGCGAGGCGAAGGCCCCGAGTGGTCAGAACAGTCGCCTCCGGACCGTCACGGAACCCGTCGGCGTCGTCGGACTCATCACGCCCTGGAACTATCCGATCGCCATTCCGGCATGGAAGACCGCACCTGCACTGGCAGCCGGGAACGCCGTCGTGCTCAAACCAGCATCCCAGGCACCGACCGTCGTTCACGAACTCACTGAATGTCTGGATGAAGCCGGACTCCCCGATGGCGTCCTCAACGTCGTGACCGGATCTGGAAGCGAGGTCGGTGCGACGATCACCTCCCACGAGGCGGTCGACGCGATCTCGTTTACCGGAAGTTCGGCAGTCGGTGAACTCGTCCGGGAATCAGCCTCCGAAACCGGTGCGCGAATCCAACTCGAGATGGGCGGGAAGAACCCAGCCGTCGTGATGCCGAGCGCGGACATCGACGAGGCAATCGACATCGTCGGCTCCGGCGCATTCGGCGTTACCGGTCAGGCCTGTACCGCGACGTCTCGAGCCATCGTCCACGAATCGGTCTACGACGAGTTCGTCGATGGGCTCGTCGACTACGCAACCGATCTCGACATCGGTCCCGGACTCGAAGCCGACATGGGACCACAGGTCACAGAGTCAGAGCTCGAGGGGACGCTCGAGTACATCGAGGTCGGAAAGGAAGAAGGTGCAACGCTTGAAACGGGTGGCGGCGTCCCTGATACCGAAGACGACGGTCACTACGTCGAGCCGACCGTCTTCAGTGACGTCGAGTCAGAGATGCGGATCGCCCAGGAGGAAATCTTCGGTCCGGTCGTCGCAGTACTCCCAGTGTCCGACTTCGAGGAAGCAATCACCATCGCGAACGATAGCCAGTACGGTCTC from the Natrinema sp. HArc-T2 genome contains:
- a CDS encoding BCCT family transporter yields the protein MSTDSESAIESFRSEIDPFVFIGGAIVTILAIGYIAARPDAAAESLTNANNFLWSELGWLFLWAMFLAVAFCLWLLIGPWGNIKFGGPDEEPEFSYFSFLAMLFSAGLSTGLVFYGPAEALFHYSSGLPFFGSEAESTAIVPDAVQYTMLHWGISPWSAYLVVGVTIAYYVHRKGAPIKPSTVFAPFIGVENLDENWVKPLDLLMVVISVGGVAVSLGFVVTQFLAGMSYNYGVEVGDLGTILVTVGLTVGFTASAALGVKRGIRRVSTFNMYLFVTLLVVAFVFGPTAFLLTTGTEALGGYVNNFIGMSLYMNAANGVEWVGGWTVFYWAWWFSFAPMIGIFITRICRGRTIRQVVFAGLVGTTAASFPWFIVMGGSSLWVQTNGSLDLLSIVFEQGREVAGFPLFETLIPFGGVFAVGYLILVLTFLITTVDSTTLSLAMFTTDGRENPSTVNRVTWGGLVGLLSSLLLISGGLAALKDFVVLLGFPIAFVIGLCVVGLVIEFEQLNPVLLTERYGKTDRENTTQKTVAGYLSERRPSWMGGSDD
- a CDS encoding Rieske (2Fe-2S) protein, yielding MTEKRFEICPATEFDAGERRIVTLDGFSVGVFNVDGEYYAMKNDCPHQRAPLCEGKLGGTTESDSPGEYDWVRPGQVVRCPWHGWEFDVKTGESVFNPHKVKAKTFEARVEPSRDEEAAADGGCDGCDVALEGDEPPVETYDVEVEHGTVVVYL
- a CDS encoding amidohydrolase family protein gives rise to the protein MAQDTQGASTEQRSTSELTLVDADIHQRWVDDAEVAQYLPERYKDDGLVLPELLYRNPGEFLRQDEKTGDGNKPGTDLQKIVDDHLDEHDIDYAMLTGNSWFNLAALPNRDYANELARAYNEWLVNDVLPVDDRFMGSLYVAPKAPEKAADLIREYGDHPQVRQVLLPGGAEVPYGRPQYWPMYEAAEEQNLAMAIHPFSEGHGTSNPPTGAGHPNNYIEWHTLLGAYYMGQLASIVTEGVLVEYPDLRWAFIEGGYGWLPHFMWRLDKNWKGLRSQVPWLEEKPSHYIRNNVWFASQPVEEPERPEYHDQILEMMHADEILIYASDYPHWDGDDPTWGLPPMDDDMERAIKHENAAELWDLPTDGSELK
- a CDS encoding IclR family transcriptional regulator — translated: MDTEANRPIKALLTMDEIVTVLEREGAQSVTSVAEEIERARSVVHDYLSTLRQLGYVIQDDSGAYKLSLRYMELGGRVRNDVPLYDVAKPEVDRLAEKSSSELVTLSVEQNGMCVALDVVQSGQNISYDFTDGTHFHMHSSAVGKAILAQYSDERVTEILDKHGMPARTENTITDRDELEDEFERIRETGVSFDREEYRMGMTTISAAIEETAGNVLGGLSVTGPAHRLEEPDVEEELRSKLLSAVNIIELNYSAQ
- a CDS encoding aldehyde dehydrogenase family protein, producing MAAQQRMNYCNGEWTESESAATFTVTNPADGSVVAHFPKSTEADTERAIQAAVDAQDVWAETPGPERGAVLRRAAGLLEDRADDVAETLTREEGKALTEATGEVQRAVDILYYYAEKASDLAGEAKAPSGQNSRLRTVTEPVGVVGLITPWNYPIAIPAWKTAPALAAGNAVVLKPASQAPTVVHELTECLDEAGLPDGVLNVVTGSGSEVGATITSHEAVDAISFTGSSAVGELVRESASETGARIQLEMGGKNPAVVMPSADIDEAIDIVGSGAFGVTGQACTATSRAIVHESVYDEFVDGLVDYATDLDIGPGLEADMGPQVTESELEGTLEYIEVGKEEGATLETGGGVPDTEDDGHYVEPTVFSDVESEMRIAQEEIFGPVVAVLPVSDFEEAITIANDSQYGLSASIITEDLSEANHFVDEVEAGVVKINEKTTGLELHVPFGGTKNSSSETWREQGDAGLDFFTTSKTVYLNY